From Micromonospora sp. NBC_01699, a single genomic window includes:
- a CDS encoding excisionase family DNA-binding protein: MVATADVMDEQTILPDAANAGVVFDLLKVLRDRGQAVPEARARLVSANGSSSSELPDGLHDILVKALEALAQGYAVTIAPQHTTLTTQQAADLLGVSRPTLIKLLDEGKILYDRPSSHRRVKLADLLGFQQRRRQERRELLDEMTSDSIEMGLYDLVVPEDDDDGDEASHERVSD; this comes from the coding sequence ATGGTCGCCACAGCCGACGTCATGGACGAGCAGACAATCCTGCCCGACGCCGCAAACGCGGGGGTTGTTTTCGACCTTCTCAAGGTCCTTCGCGATCGGGGTCAGGCGGTGCCGGAAGCGCGGGCGCGGCTGGTGAGCGCGAACGGGTCGAGTTCCAGCGAACTCCCCGACGGTCTGCATGACATTCTGGTCAAGGCACTCGAAGCCCTGGCTCAGGGCTATGCCGTGACCATCGCACCGCAGCACACAACCCTCACCACCCAGCAGGCGGCCGATTTGCTCGGCGTGTCGCGACCAACCCTGATCAAGTTGCTGGACGAAGGAAAGATCCTCTACGACCGCCCGAGCAGTCATCGCCGAGTGAAGCTTGCCGACCTGTTGGGATTCCAGCAGCGGAGACGGCAGGAGCGGCGCGAGCTACTTGATGAAATGACCTCGGACAGCATCGAGATGGGCCTTTACGATCTTGTTGTTCCAGAAGACGACGATGACGGCGACGAGGCATCTCATGAGCGAGTTTCCGATTAG
- a CDS encoding PIN domain-containing protein, whose product MPFSALLDANVLVPNVLRDTLLRIAGTGLYRPLWSDDILAETRRTVLRLHPKIEPAKFDRTITHMNRSFDDALVTNYRSVVDGMTNDPGDRHVLAAAVVGPGRPDRHPKPQALPEGVTPATGRRPGMRKISVEDLRTGLSRSGAPDFADRIKARLSVN is encoded by the coding sequence GTGCCGTTCTCCGCTCTGCTCGACGCGAACGTTCTGGTGCCGAACGTGCTCCGGGATACTCTGCTCCGAATCGCGGGGACCGGGCTGTATCGCCCGCTCTGGAGCGACGACATCCTGGCGGAGACTCGACGGACAGTCCTCCGGCTGCACCCGAAGATCGAGCCGGCCAAGTTTGATCGCACGATCACGCACATGAACCGCTCGTTCGATGACGCGCTCGTCACCAACTACCGGTCGGTTGTGGATGGTATGACCAACGACCCGGGGGATCGTCACGTCCTGGCCGCCGCCGTGGTGGGGCCGGGCCGGCCTGATCGTCACCCGAAACCTCAGGCACTTCCCGAAGGTGTCACTCCTGCCACCGGGCGGCGGCCCGGGATGAGGAAGATCAGTGTCGAGGACCTGCGTACTGGACTCAGTCGTTCTGGTGCCCCCGACTTCGCTGACCGAATTAAGGCTCGCCTGAGCGTCAACTGA
- a CDS encoding NADP-dependent oxidoreductase yields the protein MKAVVVTHYGPPEQYTIADVPVPRPGPGQIQVRIAAASINPADIRLPSGEFHDFAPLEFPHVPGNDFAGTVSEVGAGVTAYRVGDEIFGQAVPRALRAMAGTNRPSLSTGSLAEYAVFEADTPFLAHRPSNLDIEQAAALPTTGLTARALIATANVQPGETVLVIGATGGVGTAVIPLLAAAKARVIATATTADAHILRALGAEKTIGYAEADYPSDVDVALNLTLPSDQLTGVAGAVRPGGRLLTITFPIPQQEWIGRDDVQLRFVLDMDGTYGGMREVGELASGGELTATIGRRYSLDQGVQACVDFARAHTTGKLVVTV from the coding sequence ATGAAGGCAGTTGTCGTCACCCATTACGGACCTCCCGAGCAGTACACGATCGCCGATGTGCCGGTCCCCCGGCCCGGTCCGGGGCAGATCCAGGTACGGATCGCCGCCGCCTCGATCAACCCGGCCGACATCCGGCTGCCCAGCGGCGAGTTCCACGACTTCGCGCCGCTGGAGTTCCCGCACGTGCCCGGCAACGACTTCGCCGGCACGGTCAGCGAGGTCGGTGCCGGGGTTACCGCGTACCGGGTGGGTGACGAGATCTTCGGCCAGGCCGTACCCCGGGCCCTGCGCGCGATGGCCGGCACGAACCGCCCGTCACTGAGCACCGGCTCGCTCGCCGAGTACGCCGTCTTCGAAGCCGACACCCCGTTCCTGGCCCACCGCCCGAGCAACCTCGACATCGAACAGGCGGCGGCACTGCCCACCACCGGCCTGACCGCTCGGGCACTGATCGCCACCGCCAACGTGCAGCCCGGCGAAACCGTCCTGGTCATCGGCGCCACCGGCGGCGTCGGCACCGCGGTTATCCCGCTGCTCGCCGCCGCGAAAGCACGGGTGATCGCCACCGCGACCACCGCCGACGCCCACATCCTGCGAGCCCTCGGCGCCGAGAAAACCATCGGGTACGCCGAAGCCGACTACCCGTCCGACGTCGACGTCGCGCTCAACCTGACCCTGCCGAGCGACCAGCTCACCGGTGTGGCAGGCGCCGTCCGGCCGGGCGGGCGCCTGCTCACCATCACCTTTCCGATTCCTCAGCAGGAGTGGATCGGTCGGGACGACGTACAGCTCCGGTTCGTGCTCGACATGGACGGCACGTACGGCGGGATGCGCGAGGTCGGCGAACTCGCCTCCGGCGGCGAGCTGACGGCCACGATCGGCCGCCGTTACAGCCTCGACCAGGGCGTCCAGGCGTGCGTCGACTTCGCCCGAGCGCACACGACCGGCAAACTCGTCGTCACCGTCTGA
- a CDS encoding TetR/AcrR family transcriptional regulator, with translation MTANRPLRADAVRNRRLLLAAAADEFAERGMDASVADIARRAGVGKGTVFRHFATKDDLIAAIVLDRIDELNAVGEKLLGATDPGTALLEFLTAAAQQRQQRDLSFLHAAGEPSAEVTRVRERMYATVHQLVDRARDHGAVRADVTGDDIILLMCAPNYVASYVPDASPDLWRRYLAIIFDGLRPQGAHPLPHPPPATL, from the coding sequence GTGACCGCCAACCGTCCGCTGCGCGCCGACGCCGTCCGCAACCGTCGGTTGCTGCTGGCCGCGGCAGCGGACGAGTTCGCGGAGCGGGGGATGGACGCCTCGGTCGCCGACATCGCCCGTCGGGCCGGCGTCGGCAAGGGCACCGTGTTCCGCCACTTCGCCACCAAGGACGACCTGATCGCGGCGATCGTGCTCGACCGGATCGACGAACTCAACGCGGTCGGCGAAAAACTGCTCGGGGCGACCGATCCGGGCACCGCGCTGCTGGAGTTCCTCACCGCCGCCGCGCAGCAGCGACAGCAACGCGACCTGTCGTTCCTGCACGCGGCCGGCGAGCCGAGCGCCGAGGTCACCAGGGTCCGCGAGCGGATGTACGCCACCGTGCACCAGCTGGTCGACCGCGCCCGCGACCACGGTGCCGTACGTGCCGACGTCACCGGGGACGACATCATCCTGTTGATGTGCGCGCCGAACTACGTCGCCAGCTACGTACCGGACGCCTCGCCCGACCTGTGGCGGCGCTACCTCGCCATCATCTTCGACGGCCTGCGCCCGCAGGGCGCCCACCCGCTGCCCCACCCGCCGCCGGCGACACTCTGA